A window from Chitinophaga filiformis encodes these proteins:
- a CDS encoding alpha/beta hydrolase family protein encodes MLRSLMLVLIIPLLVPGRTYGQVFPYRSDSVHFSNADGSVRFGGTLTIPAGKKSYPAIVLISGTGKQDRDGTMAGHPMFRVLADSLTRRGFAVLRTDDRGVGETSGKYEDATTKDFAEDALAAVRFLKQHKAIRKAGVIGHSEGGAAAIIAAGSSRDIDFVITLAGLAINGLDALKLQNYAITRSAPISDYDRKRYDTINTRMFDTVYRYAGTPELESKLRSTYAAWKQADDSAFKKDFPDKYDHMRFFPESYIMQATGPWYQYHIRFNPLPFLRQIKVPILALNGDKDIMVTYRENLDMIATTLKQAGNGQVTTHVLLGTNHLFQHCVTCTREEISTLKEDFSAEAFTIIIQWLQPFLE; translated from the coding sequence ATGTTAAGATCATTGATGCTTGTCCTGATTATTCCTCTACTGGTACCTGGCCGTACATACGGCCAGGTATTTCCCTACCGCAGCGATTCCGTGCATTTCAGCAATGCTGATGGTAGCGTCCGTTTTGGCGGCACGCTCACCATACCGGCAGGTAAGAAAAGCTATCCTGCCATTGTACTGATATCTGGTACAGGTAAGCAGGACAGGGACGGCACCATGGCCGGACATCCTATGTTCCGCGTACTGGCCGACTCCCTGACCCGCAGAGGTTTTGCCGTATTGCGTACAGACGACCGGGGTGTAGGCGAAACAAGCGGGAAATATGAAGACGCCACCACTAAAGATTTTGCGGAGGATGCACTGGCAGCGGTTCGCTTCCTTAAACAACATAAAGCGATCCGTAAAGCAGGTGTCATAGGCCATAGCGAAGGCGGCGCTGCTGCTATCATTGCCGCCGGTTCTTCCCGCGATATCGACTTTGTGATCACCCTGGCAGGCCTTGCCATCAACGGACTGGATGCCCTGAAACTGCAGAACTATGCCATCACCAGGTCGGCGCCCATCAGTGATTACGACCGTAAGCGTTACGATACCATCAACACGCGGATGTTTGACACCGTTTACAGGTATGCCGGCACGCCGGAACTGGAAAGTAAGTTGCGCAGCACTTATGCAGCCTGGAAACAGGCGGATGACAGCGCCTTTAAGAAAGACTTCCCGGATAAGTACGATCATATGCGCTTTTTCCCGGAATCTTACATCATGCAGGCTACAGGCCCCTGGTATCAATACCATATCAGGTTTAACCCCCTGCCTTTCCTGCGGCAGATAAAAGTGCCCATCCTGGCGCTGAACGGCGATAAAGATATTATGGTGACCTACCGGGAAAACCTCGATATGATTGCCACTACGCTGAAACAGGCGGGTAACGGTCAGGTAACCACGCATGTACTACTTGGTACCAACCACCTCTTCCAGCATTGTGTGACCTGCACAAGGGAAGAGATCAGCACCCTGAAGGAAGACTTCTCCGCAGAAGCATTTACGATTATCATTCAATGGCTGCAGCCATTCCTGGAATAA
- a CDS encoding helix-turn-helix domain-containing protein, with protein sequence MNDRQSAATGYITGHIPVPEEWDEVFDPFYYAANYQQEPVRKKLSPTFQTILIFNFGAPCVFYLTPDEPLTIEKSMVIGPIKLSHDYVLHPGTDLLVANFKLDAFYRFFGRHLQSYTDFMQHPDELLGDHCFSNLWQELKRLPDMQQRVNRLLDFSAAYLLERDKGSEDIVAGSDPDGVISPIKEIAGKQGQSERSIQLKYKKYLGYSAKEISRYQRYKKALAWLQERAAQGDIDWFEMIHEFGYYDQSHLIHDFNHFLGVSPAQFLKLQSSICIASGRS encoded by the coding sequence ATGAACGATCGTCAGTCAGCTGCAACAGGGTACATTACCGGGCATATCCCCGTTCCCGAAGAATGGGACGAGGTATTTGACCCATTTTACTATGCAGCCAATTACCAGCAGGAGCCTGTCAGGAAAAAACTGTCTCCTACCTTCCAGACTATCCTCATCTTCAACTTCGGCGCCCCCTGCGTCTTCTACCTGACGCCGGATGAACCGCTGACTATCGAAAAGAGTATGGTGATCGGTCCTATCAAGCTGTCGCACGATTATGTATTGCACCCCGGCACAGACCTGCTGGTAGCCAATTTTAAACTGGACGCCTTTTACCGTTTTTTCGGCAGGCACCTGCAGTCCTATACCGACTTCATGCAACATCCTGACGAGCTTTTGGGAGACCACTGTTTTTCCAATCTCTGGCAGGAGCTGAAACGGCTCCCGGATATGCAGCAGCGGGTGAACCGGCTCCTGGATTTTTCCGCCGCCTACCTGCTTGAACGGGACAAAGGCTCGGAGGATATTGTGGCCGGCAGTGATCCCGATGGCGTAATCAGCCCCATTAAGGAGATTGCCGGCAAACAAGGACAGAGTGAAAGAAGCATACAACTGAAGTATAAGAAGTACCTGGGGTACAGCGCCAAAGAAATAAGCCGCTACCAGCGGTATAAAAAAGCGCTGGCCTGGTTGCAGGAACGCGCAGCTCAGGGCGACATCGACTGGTTCGAAATGATCCACGAATTCGGCTACTATGATCAGAGCCACCTGATCCATGATTTTAACCACTTTTTAGGCGTTTCCCCGGCGCAATTCCTCAAATTACAGTCAAGTATCTGTATCGCGTCAGGAAGGTCTTAA
- a CDS encoding NADP-dependent oxidoreductase — translation MKAITLRQFGTTDNFFFTETDTPAFNDNDVLVKIYSTAFNPIDYQMRIGANESKRMHSHILGREFSGVVAQKGKSVKDLEIGDSVYCASGSMGSNGTYAEYISVPQQILAKMPVNISFDQAAALPISTLTAMQCCNRLKISPEESVFISGGAGGVGLVLIKLLLSHGVTRIMTTAGNPGSRQELINAGLRQDQIVDYKAANAVPLIIQANGNQLFDYCIDLVGRQMSELCSNIVRLNGTYVDVTAFTTEEARENLFNIGAVVVHISNYAYSLKGNFSYYGDLLQRITTLVEKGVISPSPIQVVGNFELDTVRKAHTLMETNQTKGHKLIMRISE, via the coding sequence ATGAAAGCAATCACACTCAGACAGTTTGGCACAACGGACAATTTCTTCTTTACGGAAACCGATACCCCGGCATTCAACGACAACGACGTACTTGTAAAAATATATTCCACCGCCTTCAATCCCATCGACTACCAGATGAGAATTGGCGCCAACGAAAGTAAACGTATGCATTCCCATATCCTGGGAAGGGAATTCTCGGGCGTCGTGGCCCAAAAGGGTAAATCCGTAAAAGACCTGGAGATCGGGGATAGCGTGTATTGCGCATCCGGCAGCATGGGCTCCAATGGTACCTATGCGGAATATATCAGTGTGCCGCAGCAGATCCTTGCGAAGATGCCGGTCAATATCAGCTTTGACCAGGCAGCGGCCCTGCCCATCAGTACCCTGACCGCCATGCAATGCTGTAACCGGCTCAAAATATCTCCCGAAGAATCCGTTTTTATCAGCGGCGGCGCCGGCGGCGTCGGGCTGGTACTGATCAAGCTCCTGCTTTCCCATGGCGTAACCAGGATCATGACCACTGCCGGTAATCCCGGCAGCAGGCAGGAACTGATCAATGCGGGGCTCAGACAGGATCAGATCGTCGACTATAAAGCAGCAAACGCAGTTCCCCTTATTATCCAGGCGAACGGCAACCAGTTGTTTGATTATTGCATAGACCTCGTAGGGCGGCAGATGTCTGAACTCTGCAGCAATATCGTACGATTGAACGGGACCTATGTAGACGTGACTGCATTCACCACCGAAGAGGCGCGCGAAAACCTGTTCAACATCGGGGCCGTGGTGGTACACATCTCCAACTATGCCTATAGCCTGAAAGGCAATTTCTCCTACTATGGCGACCTGTTACAACGTATCACAACCCTGGTGGAAAAAGGTGTCATCAGCCCTTCTCCCATCCAGGTGGTAGGCAACTTCGAGCTGGACACCGTCAGGAAGGCCCATACACTCATGGAGACCAATCAGACCAAAGGACATAAACTGATCATGCGCATCAGCGAATAA
- a CDS encoding glycoside hydrolase family 76 protein, with amino-acid sequence MNKLRCFLTIAVLLGSISCSKSNTPGTGTIDPPVLPPVSFTSKDATAAFNTFNQYFYSTTDKLYYSNTEKKDIGAIWTQAVYWDLIMDTYKRTGDATHRKMIDDLYQGGYNRYDRYNWSNKVVWFIYDDMMWWIISLARAHEITGNKEYLDRSAEGFQYVCKESYDPAAGGMWWDFKHSGKNSCINFPTVIAAMTLYNITKDTSYLNKAKDIYSWSLANLTDSTTGRVADNNVNGHKGFSDYTYNQGTFIGAAVMLYKATGQQSYLDNAKKGADYTQQHMCDADGILPAEGDWNEQGVLKAIFGHYIMTLVKEAGQQQYLPWIRKNINMAWGNRDAARGIMYRNYKVPCPSGIVQSYEASSAVELMQVCPPEK; translated from the coding sequence ATGAATAAATTACGTTGTTTTCTGACCATTGCGGTACTGCTGGGCAGCATCTCCTGCAGTAAAAGCAATACGCCGGGTACAGGTACCATAGATCCCCCGGTATTGCCTCCTGTTTCTTTTACATCAAAAGATGCTACTGCTGCTTTTAATACCTTCAACCAGTATTTCTATAGCACTACGGATAAACTGTATTATTCCAATACGGAAAAGAAAGATATAGGCGCTATCTGGACACAGGCCGTGTACTGGGACCTGATCATGGATACCTATAAACGTACCGGCGATGCAACGCACCGTAAGATGATAGACGACCTCTACCAGGGTGGTTATAACCGTTATGACAGGTATAACTGGAGTAACAAGGTAGTGTGGTTTATCTATGATGATATGATGTGGTGGATCATCTCCCTGGCCAGGGCGCATGAGATCACCGGTAATAAGGAATACCTGGACAGGTCTGCAGAGGGATTTCAGTATGTCTGCAAAGAATCATACGATCCCGCAGCTGGCGGTATGTGGTGGGACTTTAAACATTCAGGCAAGAATTCCTGCATCAATTTCCCGACAGTGATCGCCGCCATGACATTGTACAACATCACGAAGGATACATCTTACCTGAATAAAGCGAAAGACATCTATAGCTGGTCGCTGGCAAACCTGACAGACAGCACCACAGGCCGGGTGGCAGATAACAACGTTAACGGTCACAAAGGGTTCTCTGACTATACCTATAACCAGGGCACTTTTATCGGCGCGGCCGTCATGTTGTACAAGGCTACCGGTCAGCAGTCTTACCTGGACAATGCAAAGAAAGGAGCCGACTATACACAGCAGCATATGTGTGATGCCGATGGTATCCTGCCCGCTGAAGGAGACTGGAATGAACAGGGGGTACTGAAAGCGATTTTCGGCCACTATATCATGACACTGGTGAAGGAGGCAGGACAGCAGCAATACCTGCCATGGATCCGGAAGAATATCAATATGGCATGGGGAAACCGGGATGCTGCGAGAGGGATCATGTACCGGAATTACAAAGTGCCTTGTCCTTCCGGCATTGTGCAATCATATGAGGCCAGCAGCGCGGTAGAACTGATGCAGGTTTGTCCGCCGGAGAAATAG
- a CDS encoding RagB/SusD family nutrient uptake outer membrane protein: MMKKLLYLFLVIVLMSSCSKYLDQVPDDRLTLDETFRTWGTAQRFLADVYRSVPDEYGQRNPGSENNRGLWTGGSDEADYVWGFVQSNDVNIGNWDANSGFVGDYWRNFYRGIRSASVFMENADAIKDLSPDKIKQYKAEARALRAMYYFYLMRIYGPVIILGEKAPPVDADLQLPRNSFDECVDYVATELAKAAEDLPVTQENDEDYGRVTKGAALAFRANALMYAASPLYNGNTDFADMANKDGKHLISQTFDVNKWTRAAEAYKAFLSTFVPGTYDLFRKNDANGNYDPYLSCRDAILTDWNKEVIFARPGSSIGPRQYELTPYHNGASSRDVRGSGGLGATQNMVDAFFMKNGRSIDDPLSGYMKEGTSMFRTPYDTHEKEIYNQWVNREPRFYVNITFDGSTWLNRSFGEITTRLYNTGNSGKQTGGGDYSPTGYIVRKAMGLGAWDISNRTVILVRLAEVYLSYAECVNEADPSNPDALKYLNLIRERAGIPQYGSAELPAPAGQNAMREAIRKERRVELAFENNRFFDVRRWKIGEQTQNGPMYGLNISADMPDFLKVVTFETRVFNRRHYFFPIPSNDVNNDKQLVQNPGW; the protein is encoded by the coding sequence ATGATGAAAAAGCTATTATATCTATTCCTCGTTATTGTACTCATGTCCTCCTGTTCAAAGTATCTTGACCAGGTACCGGACGACAGGCTGACCTTAGATGAAACTTTCAGAACATGGGGTACCGCGCAACGCTTCCTGGCAGATGTGTACCGTAGTGTGCCGGATGAATACGGACAGCGTAATCCCGGTTCCGAGAATAATCGCGGTCTGTGGACCGGTGGTTCTGATGAAGCCGATTATGTATGGGGCTTTGTGCAATCCAATGACGTGAACATCGGCAACTGGGATGCCAACTCCGGTTTTGTGGGCGACTACTGGCGCAACTTTTATCGTGGTATCCGCAGCGCCAGTGTATTTATGGAAAATGCAGATGCGATCAAAGATCTGTCGCCCGACAAGATCAAGCAATACAAGGCAGAAGCCCGGGCGCTGCGGGCGATGTATTATTTCTACCTGATGCGCATCTACGGACCGGTGATCATCCTGGGGGAGAAGGCGCCTCCTGTGGACGCGGACCTGCAATTGCCGCGCAATTCCTTTGATGAGTGCGTGGATTATGTGGCGACAGAACTTGCCAAGGCTGCGGAAGATCTTCCTGTCACACAGGAGAATGATGAAGACTATGGCCGTGTTACGAAGGGCGCTGCCCTGGCTTTCCGTGCCAATGCCCTGATGTACGCCGCCAGTCCTTTGTATAACGGCAATACTGATTTTGCTGATATGGCCAATAAAGATGGTAAACACCTGATCAGCCAGACCTTTGATGTCAATAAATGGACCAGGGCTGCGGAAGCTTATAAGGCCTTTCTTTCCACGTTTGTTCCCGGCACTTATGATCTGTTCAGGAAGAACGATGCCAACGGTAATTATGATCCTTACCTGTCCTGCCGGGATGCGATCCTGACCGACTGGAACAAGGAAGTGATCTTTGCCAGACCAGGCAGTTCCATTGGTCCCCGGCAGTATGAACTGACCCCTTACCACAATGGTGCCAGCTCCCGCGATGTAAGAGGCAGTGGCGGTCTGGGTGCTACACAGAACATGGTGGATGCCTTTTTCATGAAGAACGGCAGAAGCATAGACGATCCATTATCCGGTTACATGAAGGAAGGCACTTCTATGTTCCGGACGCCATACGATACGCATGAGAAAGAGATCTACAACCAGTGGGTGAACAGGGAACCACGTTTCTATGTGAACATCACTTTTGACGGCAGCACCTGGTTGAACAGGTCTTTTGGTGAGATCACCACGCGCCTGTATAATACAGGTAACTCTGGTAAACAGACAGGTGGCGGCGATTATTCCCCTACCGGTTACATTGTCCGTAAGGCCATGGGACTTGGCGCATGGGATATCTCCAACCGCACGGTCATACTGGTACGCCTGGCGGAGGTCTACCTGAGCTACGCAGAGTGTGTAAATGAAGCAGATCCTTCCAATCCTGATGCACTGAAGTACCTGAACCTGATCCGTGAAAGGGCAGGTATACCACAATATGGCTCAGCCGAATTGCCGGCTCCTGCTGGTCAGAATGCCATGCGTGAGGCTATTCGTAAAGAAAGAAGGGTAGAACTGGCCTTCGAGAATAACCGCTTCTTTGATGTACGCCGCTGGAAGATAGGAGAGCAGACACAGAATGGACCTATGTACGGACTGAACATCAGTGCCGATATGCCGGACTTCCTGAAGGTGGTGACTTTTGAAACAAGGGTGTTCAACAGGCGCCATTATTTCTTCCCGATACCATCCAATGATGTAAATAACGACAAACAGCTTGTGCAGAATCCCGGATGGTAA
- a CDS encoding SusC/RagA family TonB-linked outer membrane protein has translation MKKIATTFRRRLFSAVLLLMGASLFLPVYAGKGQILKETNVTIRLKSGSLESAIQELHSSTKVTFAYDKQLLRSFPIQDCSFSNQRLDIVLEQLLRNKQLEFAEVNNVVVISRAAAGNPSPVATKTGREDIVVSGIVLDETGNPMPGVSVAVRGASTMTSTGNDGKFKLIVQSADAVLAFSFIGYETVVVTVGNQTSLNIRMKVASKSLGEVAVVGFGTQRKVSLVGAQSTVRVTEFKQPAADITTMLAGRIAGVVGVQRSGEPGKGSADIWIRGISTFGDGNSSGPLILVDGVERSINNISPEDIESFTVLKDAAGTAVYGVRGANGVILVKTKTGKVGKPQIYLDYNEGVNTFVRRPEMLDGISYMNLANEALTTRNQNPKYSQEYIQNTKNGTDPLLYPDVDWMDAVFNKYGHTRSTNLNASGGVENAQYYVSLGYFNESGFLKTDDLAKYNSSMKYNRYNFTSNLNLRVTKSTKLDVGLQGYFSNGNYPGINSADIFQSAMDAAPVAYPIMYPGGLVPGQSANGGFRNPYADLTRRGYRNEFRNQLFSNLRATQELDALTKGLTASVMFAFDTYNQNYITRSKREDTYYPDQNMPYKPDGTLNLVKTFTGNAYLGFDNNGNDRQTSRKFYTEASLNYDRSFGKHRFGGLALFYSSDKTNALAGDFIGSIPERSLGFAGRVAYSYSDKYFLEVNAGYNGSELFAPGNRFGFFPAVGVGWIISEEKFFAPLKKAITFLKFRYSNGNTGLGSARERFLYITNLSTYDHAYKYGRTFNDVGGININRYATNVKWSVSNKQDLGVEFRTLEDRLSVIVDLFKEHRTGIFLQRASNVDFMGLQNQQFANLGIVDNKGFDATLEYSTRIGEVDLRLRGNITYTKDVLIEDDRPPQTYPWMEHRGNNVLARYGYIAEGLFGSEDEVNKSAVPGDKSKVKPGDIKYKDLNGDGIINSYDVTKIGRGDLPTTVYGFGFDLGYKGFNFGLLFQGISDADRMLAGSAIIPFNGGGGLTNAYAIAEDRWTVDNPNPNAFYPRLAYGEAENKNNTQASSWWIKDVSFLRLKSAQLAYNLPTTWLNRTGIRNASVYLQGINLFTFSKFKLWDPELNTDNGSRYPNIKTISLGMNLRF, from the coding sequence ATGAAAAAAATTGCCACGACCTTCAGAAGACGGCTCTTCTCTGCTGTTCTTCTCCTGATGGGAGCCTCTCTTTTCCTGCCGGTATATGCAGGTAAGGGACAGATCCTGAAAGAAACCAATGTCACGATCCGCCTGAAAAGCGGTTCCCTGGAGTCAGCTATTCAGGAGCTGCACTCTTCCACGAAAGTTACTTTTGCCTACGACAAACAATTGTTACGCTCTTTTCCCATCCAGGATTGCTCCTTCTCCAACCAGCGACTGGACATCGTGCTGGAACAATTACTCCGCAACAAACAGCTGGAATTTGCAGAGGTCAACAACGTTGTTGTGATCAGCAGAGCTGCCGCCGGCAATCCTTCGCCTGTAGCTACCAAAACAGGTAGGGAAGATATTGTGGTATCGGGTATCGTGCTGGATGAAACAGGCAATCCAATGCCTGGTGTAAGCGTAGCCGTACGCGGGGCCAGCACCATGACCTCCACCGGCAATGACGGTAAGTTCAAACTGATCGTACAGTCGGCAGACGCCGTATTAGCCTTTAGTTTCATCGGTTATGAAACTGTTGTCGTAACAGTGGGTAATCAGACCAGCCTGAATATCCGTATGAAAGTAGCCAGCAAATCGCTCGGTGAAGTTGCCGTAGTAGGTTTCGGTACACAGCGTAAAGTGAGCCTGGTGGGCGCACAATCTACCGTAAGGGTAACAGAATTCAAACAGCCTGCGGCTGATATCACCACCATGCTGGCAGGCCGTATTGCCGGCGTAGTGGGCGTGCAGCGTTCCGGTGAACCTGGTAAGGGAAGCGCGGATATCTGGATCCGTGGTATCTCTACCTTCGGCGATGGTAACAGCTCCGGTCCCCTGATCCTGGTAGATGGTGTGGAACGTTCTATCAATAATATCTCTCCGGAAGATATTGAGTCTTTCACCGTACTGAAAGATGCGGCCGGTACAGCTGTATATGGAGTACGTGGCGCCAATGGCGTAATACTGGTAAAAACGAAGACAGGAAAGGTAGGCAAGCCGCAGATCTACCTGGATTATAACGAGGGCGTAAACACTTTTGTACGCCGCCCGGAAATGCTGGATGGCATCTCTTATATGAACCTGGCCAATGAGGCATTGACCACCCGTAACCAGAATCCGAAATATTCGCAGGAATATATCCAGAACACTAAAAACGGTACAGATCCTTTACTGTATCCTGATGTGGACTGGATGGACGCCGTATTCAATAAATATGGGCATACCCGCAGCACTAACCTGAATGCCAGCGGTGGCGTGGAGAACGCCCAGTATTATGTATCCCTGGGGTATTTCAATGAGTCAGGGTTCCTGAAAACAGATGACCTGGCGAAGTACAATTCATCCATGAAATACAACAGGTACAATTTCACCAGCAACCTTAATCTGCGCGTTACTAAAAGCACTAAGCTGGATGTAGGTTTGCAGGGTTATTTCTCCAATGGTAATTATCCCGGTATTAATTCTGCTGATATTTTCCAGAGTGCGATGGACGCAGCACCTGTTGCTTACCCCATCATGTATCCCGGAGGCCTGGTGCCGGGGCAATCTGCTAACGGTGGTTTCCGTAACCCCTATGCAGACCTGACCCGCAGAGGTTACCGCAATGAGTTCCGCAACCAGTTGTTCTCCAATTTAAGGGCTACACAGGAACTGGATGCATTGACCAAAGGACTGACCGCCAGCGTCATGTTTGCGTTCGATACCTATAACCAGAACTATATTACCCGCTCCAAGAGAGAGGATACCTATTATCCTGATCAGAACATGCCTTACAAACCGGATGGCACGCTCAACCTCGTGAAAACATTCACGGGGAACGCCTATCTGGGCTTTGATAATAACGGCAACGACAGGCAGACCAGTCGTAAATTCTATACCGAAGCTTCTTTGAATTACGACAGAAGCTTTGGTAAACATCGCTTCGGCGGACTGGCACTGTTTTATTCCAGCGACAAAACAAATGCACTGGCAGGGGATTTTATCGGCTCCATCCCCGAAAGATCTTTGGGTTTTGCCGGCAGGGTTGCTTATTCCTACTCAGATAAATATTTCCTGGAAGTGAACGCCGGTTATAATGGTTCCGAACTGTTTGCACCCGGCAACCGCTTCGGGTTCTTCCCTGCAGTAGGCGTGGGTTGGATCATCTCTGAAGAGAAGTTCTTCGCACCACTGAAGAAAGCCATCACCTTCCTGAAATTCCGCTACTCTAATGGTAATACTGGTCTCGGAAGTGCGAGAGAACGTTTCCTCTACATTACAAACCTGAGTACGTATGATCATGCATATAAGTATGGCAGAACGTTTAATGATGTTGGAGGTATCAATATCAACCGCTATGCAACGAATGTAAAATGGTCTGTATCGAATAAACAGGACCTGGGTGTTGAATTCCGTACCCTGGAAGACCGCCTGTCTGTGATCGTGGACCTGTTCAAGGAACACCGTACCGGCATCTTCCTGCAAAGGGCTTCGAACGTAGATTTCATGGGATTGCAGAACCAGCAGTTTGCCAACCTCGGTATCGTGGATAACAAAGGCTTTGACGCCACGCTTGAATATAGCACAAGGATCGGTGAGGTTGACCTGCGACTGAGAGGTAATATCACTTATACAAAAGATGTATTGATAGAAGACGACCGTCCGCCGCAGACCTATCCATGGATGGAGCACAGGGGCAATAATGTGCTGGCACGTTACGGATATATTGCGGAGGGATTGTTTGGCAGTGAGGATGAGGTGAACAAGAGTGCAGTACCAGGAGATAAGTCCAAAGTAAAACCCGGCGATATCAAGTACAAAGACCTGAATGGCGACGGCATCATCAACAGTTATGATGTTACTAAAATTGGCCGCGGCGATCTGCCCACTACCGTGTATGGTTTTGGCTTTGACCTGGGATACAAAGGCTTCAATTTCGGCCTGCTGTTCCAGGGAATTTCTGATGCAGACAGGATGCTGGCAGGATCGGCCATCATACCATTCAATGGTGGCGGCGGTCTGACCAATGCGTACGCTATTGCGGAAGACAGATGGACAGTAGATAATCCTAACCCGAATGCATTCTATCCGCGACTGGCATATGGAGAAGCGGAAAATAAGAACAATACACAGGCCAGCTCCTGGTGGATAAAAGACGTGAGCTTCCTGCGACTGAAGTCGGCACAGCTGGCGTACAACCTGCCTACCACCTGGTTGAACAGAACGGGCATCCGCAATGCGTCTGTTTACCTGCAGGGCATCAACCTGTTTACCTTCAGCAAGTTCAAACTCTGGGACCCTGAACTGAATACAGATAATGGTTCCAGGTATCCTAACATCAAGACCATTTCCCTGGGTATGAACCTGAGATTTTAA
- a CDS encoding FecR family protein, with protein METDKLKRIFRQYLLGQAGKRESDTIDSWYQSFDNEPVAPLSREQEEAIRREIWQNIQPELERKKVYYLKRSLAAAAAIFLLLAGGLTYYMVNKSAPAYTEIASAIGERKTIQLADGSQLTLNAGSVIRIPKDMSKERRLDIVDGEVFFDVKGNPAIPFIVQSGPLTTTVLGTAFNVSAYKGVNRMSVSVTDGKVSVQKAGGSADVLVKDQALTYDRAKKTATVDAIDKSLLGWRQGTMVLNDASFDDMVVLMQKNFGLSLTTSEVKIRETRYTTELSTTMDPVKAAEVLAAIHNLKIEVTGHVVTLHK; from the coding sequence TTGGAAACTGATAAACTGAAGCGCATCTTCCGGCAATACCTCCTGGGGCAGGCCGGAAAAAGGGAATCCGACACCATCGATAGCTGGTACCAGTCCTTTGATAATGAGCCTGTTGCCCCTCTCAGCAGGGAGCAGGAAGAGGCCATCCGCCGGGAAATCTGGCAGAACATCCAACCGGAACTGGAGAGGAAGAAGGTTTATTACCTGAAGAGAAGCCTGGCGGCCGCTGCTGCCATATTCCTGCTGCTGGCAGGCGGGCTGACCTATTATATGGTCAATAAATCCGCCCCTGCCTATACGGAAATTGCCAGCGCCATTGGTGAAAGGAAAACCATACAGCTGGCAGACGGTTCTCAGCTTACCCTGAACGCCGGTTCCGTGATCCGTATACCTAAAGATATGAGCAAGGAACGCCGGCTGGACATCGTGGACGGGGAAGTCTTCTTCGATGTCAAAGGCAATCCCGCCATTCCGTTTATCGTTCAGAGCGGCCCGCTGACTACCACTGTACTCGGTACCGCCTTCAACGTAAGCGCCTATAAAGGCGTGAACAGGATGAGTGTCTCCGTGACCGATGGTAAGGTAAGCGTACAAAAAGCAGGCGGCAGCGCAGATGTTCTGGTGAAAGACCAGGCCCTGACCTATGACCGGGCCAAAAAAACCGCTACGGTAGACGCCATTGATAAAAGCCTCCTGGGATGGCGGCAGGGTACCATGGTACTGAACGACGCCTCTTTTGATGATATGGTGGTGCTGATGCAGAAGAACTTCGGCCTCAGCCTGACCACTTCTGAAGTGAAGATCCGGGAAACGAGGTACACCACGGAATTATCCACGACGATGGACCCTGTGAAAGCCGCTGAGGTACTGGCTGCCATTCATAACCTGAAGATAGAAGTGACCGGCCACGTGGTCACACTCCATAAATAA